In a single window of the Octopus sinensis linkage group LG1, ASM634580v1, whole genome shotgun sequence genome:
- the LOC115213328 gene encoding deoxycytidylate deaminase-like, giving the protein MSKKRQGYLEWDDYFMSVAFLSAQRSKDPRTQVGACIVNEDRRIVGIGYNGMPRGCSDDDFPWCNEGVTELENKNLYVCHAELNAILNKNSADVRNCTIYVGLFPCNECAKVIIQSGIKEVIYYSDKYKDQITSKASRIMLDRAEIKYRQYRPTNGQIVIDFTSLKEKKDPIISSVLSPISELSL; this is encoded by the coding sequence ATGTCTAAAAAGCGGCAAGGTTACCTTGAATGGGATGATTACTTCATGTCAGTGGCTTTCCTCTCTGCTCAACGTAGCAAAGACCCACGGACTCAGGTAGGAGCTTGTATTGTTAACGAAGATAGACGTATTGTTGGCATCGGATATAACGGTATGCCTCGTGGTTGTAGTGACGATGATTTTCCTTGGTGCAATGAAGGTGTCACTGAGCTAGAAAACAAAAATCTCTACGTATGTCATGCTGAGCTTAATGCAATTCTCAATAAGAATTCTGCAGACGTTCGCAATTGCACTATATATGTTGGTTTGTTTCCTTGCAATGAATGTGCTAAAGTCATTATACAGTCTGGAATTAAAGAAGTCATATACTATTCGGATAAATATAAGGACCAAATTACCTCTAAAGCTTCTCGAATTATGTTGGATCGTGCTGAAATAAAATATCGCCAGTATCGACCTACAAACGGACAAATTGTTATAGATTTTActtcattaaaagaaaagaaagacccgATTATAAGTTCAGTTTTGTCTCCCATTTCTGAACTTTCACTTTAG